The region ATTAATGAGTGAAACCTTGTAATAAAGGGGTTTCAAGGGGGAAAGTGTGAACAAACATGGATTTAATTGCGTTTTAAATTAGAGAAAGTTAATTTAAGGGTAGTATTTTTAGTGTGAATAGGTTATAATGAATACAAGAGCTACAGGAATTGTAGTCATAAAACTCATTTTAAAGGAGTGACATTTATGCTAACATTATATACTTCACCAAGCTGCACATCTTGCCGTAAAGCGCGCGCGTGGTTAGTAGAGCAAGAAATCCCATTTAAGGAACGTAATATCTTTTCAGAACCTTTGGATTTAACTGAATTAAAAGATATTTTACGAATGACAGAGGATGGTACTGAAGAAATTATTTCAACACGTTCGAAAGTTTTCCAAAAATTAGATATGGATTTCGATGATTTGTCACTACCAGAATTATTGAAATTAGTTCAAGAAAATCCTGGTTTGTTACGTCGTCCTATTATGATTGATGAAAAACGTCTTCAAGTTGGATTCAATGAGGATGAGATTCGTCGATTCTTACCAAGAGAAGTTCGGGCATTAGAATTACGCCAAGCGCAGTTAATGGCAGGCTTATAGTCAATAATAGATGACCTCGTCACCGGACGAGGTCTTTTTGTAGATTTTTTTCTTTACTTTTTAGGGTTTTAGGCTACAATGTGTCTATAGAGATAAAGAAAATATAACTATCAGATAGTTCAAAGAAGAGAGGTGTAGCCATATGGAAATGGAACGCATTAATGAAAATACAATCCGAGTGTTGATTGAAAATGAAGATTTAGAAGCACGAGGGATTACTTTTTTAGATTTATTAGGTAATCACAAGCAAATTGAAAGTTTCTTTTATAGTATTCTAGAAGAGGTCGATATTGATGAGCAGTTCCAAGAGACAGATGCTGTCACTTTTCAGGTGCTACCAAATCGGAATGGGTTAGAGTTATTTATTAGTAAAAATGTGTTGGTAGATGGTGAAAATGATTTTCCAGAAATTGGAGAAATTTTAAATCAGGACAATTTTAGTGATTTTATCAAGAGTCAAATAGGGGAAGGTTTGCCGATTTCTGAGCCTAATTTAGACGAAGGCTCATTAGTTGCTAGAAGTGGCGAGAAGTCTACTGAAAAGGAAGAAACAGAGGATGGCGTACTAGCACCAACCACGATTGAAACCGTCGTTCGTTTAGCGAGCTTTGAAGATTTGATTGTCTTAGCACATCGTGCTAAGTTTGAAAATATGACGAGTGATTTATATCGTATGTCTGGTGAGGGTGATGTTTATTATTTGCATCTAACATTTGACTTAGAAGAAATGACAGAAGAACAAGTCTATGATGAGTTAGGACTAGTTTTAGAGTTTGCCGCCTTAGTAACTTTGACTCCAGAAGTTTTAGAAGAGTATGGTCAATTAGTAATGGAACGTAGTGCGTTAGAACAAACTAAACACTATTTTAAAAAATAAGCGTGAACTTTACTACTAGTTGGCTAGTAGTAAAGTTTTTTTACGTCTATAAGGAGTTAGAGAATGTCAGAATATACAACGATTTTATTTGATGTTGATCAAACATTATTAGATTTTAAACAAGGGCAACAAAATGCTTTGCGAAAAATGTTTCATGCTCAAGGGATAACGATGACCCCAGAATTGTTTGAAATATATGAACTTAAAAACCATGATCTATGGGCTGCTTTTGAACAGGGATTGGTAAAAAGAGAACAAGTTTTAAGTGAACGATTTACATATATTTTTAAAAAATGTGGCTTAGAACGAGATGGCTACGAGATGGATCGGTTATTTAGAGGTTATTTAAAGGAAGAAGCTATTTTATTACCTGGAGCATTTGAAGTAATCGAAAAACTGAGTAAAAAATATCGTCTGGGGATTGTCACAAACGGTGTTTCTGAAACACAATATCGTCGTTTAGAAAAAGCAGAACTATTAACTTATTTTAAAGAAGCGATTTTTGTTTCTGAAGATACTGGTTTTCAAAAACCGATGCCTCAATTTTTTGATTATGTGTTTGAACGTTTGCCTGGTGTAGAGCGTTCAGAAACATTGATTGTAGGAGATTCTTTAAGTGCAGATATTAAAGGTGGTAACTTGGCTGGTTCTAAAACATGTTGGTACAATCCCTTGGGAGTAGTTAATGAGACTAAGATTATCCCGACCTATGAAATCAAAGAGTTACGTGAGTTATTACAATTATTATAAAAAAAAAGCCCCTAAGGGCTTTTTTTATTTAGTCAGACCAATTAGGTAATCATCGTCCTTCATAGCTTCTACACTACCTAGTAAATAACCATTACCGACTTGTGAGAAGAAATCATGATTGCTTGTCCCCGTTGAGAGACCATTCATTACAATCGGATTGACGTCATTGGCAGTATCAGGGAATAAAGCATTGACTCCTAAGTTCATTAGGGCTTTATTAGCATTGTAGCGTAAGAATGTTTTGACTTCTTCAGCCCAACCTAATTCGCCATATAACATATCAGTGTAGCCTTCTTCGTTTTCGTATAGCTCATATAATAAGTTATACATCCAATCTTCCATTTCAGTCCGTTCATTTTCTGGTAGCTGATTAAATCCTAATTGGAATTTGTAACCAATATAGGTACCGTGAACAGATTCATCACGAATGATTAATTTGATAATTTCTGCTACATTGGCCAACTTATTATTACCTAGATAGTAAAGTGGCGCAAAAAAACCTGAGTAAAATAAGAAGGTTTCTGTAAACACACTAGCTACCTTTTTTTGTAAAGGTGTCCCTGTTAGGTAAATATCATTAATCATTTTAGCTTTCTTTTGTAAAAATTCATTAGTATTAGTCCATTCGAAAATTTCTTCAATTTCAGCTTTGGTATTTAAAGTACTGAAGATTGAAGAGTAACTTTTAGCATGAACAGATTCCATGAACTGAATATTGTTCAGAACAGCTTCTTCATGTTGTGTTCGCACATCAGGGCGAATAGCTTCGATGGCACTCTCAGATTGGATAGTATCAAGTAACGTAAGACCACCAAATACATAACCAATTGTTTGTTTTTCCAACTCTGATAAAGCACGCCAATCATCTAAGTCGTTTGATAAAGGAATACGGGTATCAAGCCAAAATTGCTCCGTTAACTTTTCCCAAGTTGATTTATCAATCATATCTTCCATGCTGTTCCAGTTAATTGCTTCATAATACGTTTGACTCATAGCTTGTTTTTCCTCCCTTAAATTACACAGCTTTCACATGAATTACTGCCAATTTCTTCTTCATCATCTGTGAAGGTACGAATATAATAAATTGATTTAACCCCTTTGTGGAAGGCATAGTGACGTAAGATATTCAAATCACGTGTGGTTTGTTTGGTTGTGTCTGTCTTCCATTCGTAAAGGCCTTCTGGAATATCTGAACGCATAAATAAAGTCAAGCTCATACCTTGATCAATGTGCTGTTGAGCGGTTGCATAGACATCAATAACTTTGCGCATATCCATATCATAAGCTGAAGTATAGTAAGGTAATGTCTCGTTACTTAAGTAAGGAGCAGGGTAATAGATTTTTCCGATTTTTTTCTCTTGACGTTCTTCAATAAGACGTGTAATCGGATGAATACTAGCACTCGTGTCATTAATATAAGAAATTGAGCCATTTGGTGCAACTGCTAAACGATTTTGGTGGTATAACCCATCACGTTGAACGTCTTGGCTTAATTGTTTCCAATCTTCGGCTGTTGGAATAAAGATATCAGCGAAGAGGGCTTTTATTTTATCAAACTGTGGTTGGTGGTTGGCTTCAATATATTTGTCAAAGTATGAACCATCAGCATAGGTTGATTTTTCAAAATTATAGAAACGTTGTTGACGCTCTTTAGCAATTTGATTGCTTTCAACTAATGTCCAGTAGTTTAGTAACATAAAATAAATATTAGTAAAATCGATTGATTCAGGAGAGCCATATTCCATTTGATTTTTAGCAAAATAAGAATGGAGCCCCATAGCGCCTAAACCGATTGTGTGATTTAAGTCATTGCCATTTTTGATTGATGGAACAACGTCAATACTTGAGGCGTCGGTAATATAAGTTAGGGCACGTGTCATAGTACGGACGGATTGACCAAAGTTAGTACTCGCCATTAAGTTAGGAATATTAGTAGAGCCTAGATTACAGCTGATATCTGTCCCTAAAACATCGTATTCTTGTTTATTATTAATAATAGAAGGTGTCTGAACTTGTAAAATTTCAGAACATAAGTTACTCATAATAATCTTACCGTCGACTGGATTTTGACGATTAGCTTCATCAATATTGATAATATAAGGGTAACCTGATTCTTGTTGTAATTTACTAATTTCATTTTCTAAGTCACGGGCTTTGATTTTAGCTTTACGAATATTAGGGTTAGCCACTAAATTGTCATACTCTTTTGTAATATCTAGATAAGAGAAGGGGATACCATATTCTTTTTCAACACTATAAGGACTAAATAAATACATGTCTTCATTGTTACGTGCTAATTCATAAAACTTATCTGGGACATTTAATCCTAAAGATAAGGTTTTAACCCGAATTTTTTCATCGGCATTTTCTTTTTTAGTAGATAAGAACATTTCAATATCAGGATGAAAGACGTTTAAGTAAACAACCCCTGCACCTTGACGTTGACCTAATTGATTACTGTAGCTAAAGCTATCTTCAAATAATTTCATAACGGGAACAACGCCACTAGCAGCCCCTTCATAGCCTTTAATAGGTGCGCCAGCTTCACGTAAGTTATTTAATGAAATTCCAACTCCGCCACCAATCCGTGATAATTGCAAAGCGCTGTTGATGGAACGCCCAATACTATTCATATCATCTGTTACTTGTAGTAAGAAACAAGAAACTAATTCGCCGCGACGTTTACGTCCAGCATTTAAGAAAGAAGGAGTCGCCGGTTGATAACGTTGATGAATCATTTCATCGGCAATATTCATGGCTAATTGCTCGTCACCATTGGCAAAATAAAGTGCGTTGAAAGCGACACGATCTTCATAACGCTCAAGATACATTGTGCCTTCATTATTTTTTAAGGCATACTGTGAATAAAACTTATAGGCTGCCATAAACGATTTAAATTGAAAATGTTGCTCTTTTAAGAAGGCATATAAGTCATCAATAAATGACATTGAATACTTTTTAATGAACGCTGTCTCAATAAAATCATGATCGATTAAGTAGTTGATTTTTTCCTCAGTTGTTGAAAATGTCATCGTATTAGGTTCGACATTTTCTTTAAAGAAGGCAACGAGTGCTTCTTTATCTTTGTGCAAAGGAATTTGGCCATCAACTGGGCGGTTAATTTCATTGTTTAGCTCGAAATAGCTAACATCAGTTAATTTTTTTAAACTCACTTTTAGTCACTACTTTCTTAAATTTTTTCTTCAAACATCTATTATACTAGATTTTATTTTAGAACCAACTTTATTGTTTGGCTCCTAGGTAATAATAGTTGTAAGAGATAAGGGATTACGAGATAAAACGCAACAAAATCGCCCGCTAGTTATGTGCAGCGAACGATTTTGAGTGTCGATAAGGTGAATTGGAACAGTTGCTATTAAACAGCTAAAGAACGTAATTGATCTGGTCTGAAGCCAACGATTGAGATGTCTTCATTTGCTGTGACAACGGGTACGCTACGGTAGCCATTTTCTTTTAACCACTCTACATATTGTGGTTCAGTATCAATGTTTACTTCATTATATGAAACGTTCTTATCGCTTAAGAAACGTTTAGTCATCTTGCATTGAGGGCAGTTATCTTTTGTGTATAATGTAATGTTTGTCATAGTTCTTACCTCCGATTTAATTCTATATTTAGTATACCCTGTATCTTGGGAAAGTCAAGAATGAAAAAGACTAAAAACACAATATATGGTATGTGGGGGTTCTGTGGAATACAAGTCATGGTGTTTGTGGAGAATTAGACGAAAAGCCTCTAGATTAGTATTTCTTCTTTATTTTTCAGTGGATAAACATGTGGATAAGTCTTTTTTTACTCTTGTGACGTTCTTATACCATACGAGATCTAAAGTGGGTGATAACAAGCTTTAGGCTAATTCTTAAAAAAAACGAAAGAGTGGTGCTACTACATCTAGTAGTCGTGTAAAGCTAGGACAAATAATAAGTATAAAAAATATTGAGAAAGAATGAGCAAAGACTGGGTTTTTATTGACACCTTTCCAGGGGAAGAGTAGTATAAAAGATGTAAATGATAATGATTCTCAATAAAAGGTGATTAAATAAAATATGTGATATCATCACAAGATAGATGGGTGATAGAGTGATTAGATTAATAGAGGGCAATCAAGGAAAACAATATTTTGTACTTGAAATTATAAATCAGACTGTTTCTAATCGTCATTTGGCCAATTTAGGATTAATTAGTGGGACACCAATTAGAATTGTCTCAAAAAATAAACATGGCGATTATATTATTTTATTAAGAGACACACGTCTTGCGATGAGTGAGCAGGTGGTTAGTCAAATTATGGTGAGTGACGAACGTGTAGGTGAAAAGACAACATGGTCATTGTCTGAGGCTCAAGTTGAGACGCAAGTAAAAGTAACACAAATTGTTGGAGATAAAAAAATCCGTCGCCGCTTGATGGATATGGGGTTAACGAAAGGAACCCCGCTGTATTTAAGAAAAGTAGCCCCATTGGGCGATCCACTTGAAATTAGTGTGAGAGGTTACGAATTAACTTTAAGAAAAACAGAAGCAGAATTTATCATAGTAGAGGAGTTCTAAGATGAATAAACTATCGCTTGCTTTGGTGGGGAATCCGAATAGTGGTAAAACTAGCTTATTCAATGCCTTAACAGGCTCGAGTCAATCAGTGGGAAATTGGCCAGGTGTAACGGTTGAACGTAAAGAAGGTTACTATAAACAAGCTGATCACATCATGATTCAAGATTTACCTGGTATTTACTCCCTATCTCCTTACACACCAGAAGAAGTTGTTGCTCGTAATTATTTGGTGGAAGGACAGCCAGAAGCAATTATTAATATTGTAGATGGGAGTAATTTGGAGCGTAATCTCTATTTAACGCTACAGCTATTGGACCTTGGCTTACCTCTCGTAGTGGGAGTCAATATGTTAGATGTGGTAAAAAAACAAGAAAAAGAAATAAATCTAAGTAAGTTATCTTATGGCTTAGGGACAGATGTTGTCGGGATGAGTGTTGTTAAAGGTCAAGGGGTATCTGAAATAGTTGCTAAAAGTTTAACGGCAATTGAGTCAAATAATACTTCTCAAAGGATCGGTATCCAGTATGATGAGCGCTTAGAGGTTGCACTCTTAGAAATAATCGGAATTTTGCATAAGGCAACTTTTCAAACAGAACCTACGAAAAAAATAAGCGAGAATAAGTACCGATGGTACAGCCTTAAATTGTTTGAACGAGATGAGGCTGTCTGCCAGACCTTAGTACTTTCGCAAGCTGATTGGAAAGAGATTGAAGAGATTATCACGATTACGGAAAAAATATTTGGTGATGATAGCGAAAGTATTGTGATTAATGAACGCTATCAATTTATTACCAAATTAGTTGAGTTATGTGTTGTGAATAATAAAGAATTTAAGTTGACAGTGAGTGATAAGATTGATCAAGTCGTGACCAATCGATTTCTAGCTTTACCCATTTTTGCAGGTCTCATGTGGTTTGTTTACTATTTGTCGATTCAAACCATTGGCACAGCTGGCACTGATTGGCTAAACGATCAGCTGTTTGGTGTATTAGTTCCAAATTATTTAGCAGCAGGCTTAAATTATTTGGAAGTAGCTGAATGGTTGCAACGGTTAATTTTAGAAGGGATTGTAGCTGGAGTAGGTGCAGTAATTGGTTTTTTACCTCAAATTATGGTGCTATTTCTCTGTCTTTCTTTTTTAGAAGATTGTGGTTACATGTCGCGGCTAGCCTTTGTTATGGATCGTTTATTTAGAAAATTTGGGTTATCGGGTAAGTCGTTTATTCCAATGTTGATTGCTACAGGATGTGGCGTACCTGGTATTATGGCAAGTCGTACCATTGAAAATGAAAAAGATCGTAAAATCACTATTATGGTTACCACATTTATGCCATGTTCTGCTAAGCTACCAATTATAGCCTTGATTGCAGGGGCACTATTTCCAGCTAGCTCATGGGTCGCGCCTTCGGCTTATTTTATCGGTGTGTTAGCGATTGTTTTTTCAGGTATTATGTTAAAGAAAACGCGAGGGTTTAGGGGTGACGTTGCCCCTTTTATTATGGAATTACCAGCCTATCATTGGCCACAATTTCAAGGAGTTTGGCAACAAACTTGGCATCGAAGTAAAGCGTTTGTCAAAAAAGCCGGCACGCTTATCTTTGTTTCGAGTATCCTTATTTGGTTTAGTTCTAATGTAAACTGGCAGTTACATTTTGTCTCAGAAGATCAAAGTATTTTGGCTAGTTTAGGAAGTGTCTTAGCTTACTTATTTGTTCCTCTAGGGTGGGGGGATTGGCGGAGTGCTGTAGCGACCATTACTGGACTTGTAGCAAAAGAAAATGTAGTTGGAACTTTTGGCGTCTTGTTTGGTGCCGGTCGTGATGTATCTGAGGCAGGTCAAGAAATTTGGCCGGCTTTGCAAGTTATTTATACTCCAGTCTCAGGTTATTCCTTCTTGGTTTTTAACCTGTTATGTGCGCCATGTTTTGCAGCTATCGGAGCCATTCATCGCGAAATGTCGGATTATAAATGGACGCTTATTGCTGTTTTATTTCAGTGTGGCTTAGCGTACGCTATTAGTTTTATTATTTACCAAGGCGGTCGCATACTGATAGAAGGACAAGGAATAACTTGGTTAAGTATAGTAGCAGTCGGTGTTTTAGGTAGTTTAATCTATAGTGTGATGAGACCGACTAAGGCTGAGGTGGTTACGTTAGAGGATATTTAACAGAAGGGACAGGGTTAAATGATAGCAACAATTGTGCTAAGTGTCATCATTTTTGGTACGGCAGGATATATAATATATCGCTCACTTTTTTTGAAAAAAGGGTCGTGTGAGTGTGATGCTTGTGATTGTCCAGCGAAATCTGGACGTTCAAAAAAATAAGTCACGTTTGGGGCTTATTTTTTTGCGCTTATGGCTTGCACCATGACGACGAGAGTGCTAAAATTGTAAATGTAGTCGGGTTGTTAGCTCAGTTGGTAGAGCAACGGACTCTTAATCCGTGGGTCGAGGGTTCGAACCCCCCACAACCCATGGGTGCCAAACCCATGAGACAGGTCAAACGTTGGTGCGCAAGCATTTAGAAAACGATTGACGCTGTCTCTTTTTTGTTTAAAAATATTAAAATGTTATGGATAGGAGTTATCATGATATTTATTGGGATAGGATTGCTATTTTTAGGTGTTATTTTACAAGGGATTGGCAGACATAAAGCGATTAAAGGACAGTATATTAAGTATGCTCATAAACCTTGGGTAGGAGCGGTATCTAAATTATCCTTAATAGGCGTGTTAGCGATTATCTTAGCGCTCTTCTTTTTGTATCAAGGGTATCAACAAATTTAAGATGCCTTATGGAGAGGTTATTGTTTAAAAAAAGCTTGAAACCTTAAATTTAAGGTTTCAAGCTTTTTTAGTTGGGGAGATCTTGCTCTTTTTCCTGCAGGGTTTGGTTTTCTTCTTCTCGTAAATGCTGCGCATTTTCAATAATGCGTTCGATTTTCCGCTGAATAAATGCCACGATACTTAGTGTTTGTTGTTGGTGATAGCCTAAATCTAGATATTCGTTTTCCCAAGCATAAAAGTTTCCTTTTAAAAGACTTTTATGTGCTCGCCACTCGTTGAGCAATGCTTGGCGTGTTTCATCTTCATAGTTTTTTTCGATATAATTTTTCAATCCCATATACAATTACCTCACTTGTCATTTTTTTATTCTGATTGTAAGAATTAATAACAAAACATGACGCAACTAACTTTTTTATGACTAGAGAATGTCATAAGTTACCAAGAATCTTTACCCGTATTTTACTCCTTATAAGTGAAAAAAACCACCTTGTAGGACTTGTTTGTTGTACTAAGTTTTATAAGTAGATGGAATGCTTTTGAGTGTCTTTTTAGTAAGCGTTGTTACGGTTTTATTGCTTCAAAGGTAAAGGTTTGATTGCTATTGCTAGGGGGGGGCTAGATAGTCATAATCTGCTGAGAGTGTAATACTTTCAAATCCAACTTTTTCTAACATTAGTTTAAATTCGCTTAACCCATACCACCTCATTGTCATATCTTGTAGCTCAGTTGCGATTAAAGAACCTTCTGTCCATTTTTCATATTTTAAGTAGGTTACAATGTGTTGGTGGAACCAATCAATTGCAAGTGTTTTTTGTTCTAACGTAATGCCGGTTTTTTTATCTATAGAGTAAGTAGTCGTAGAGACTTCACCTATCTCTGGATAAAAAGGTAGATCTAAATCGATAATTAATCGTCCTTTTGGTACGAGATGGTCAAAAAAGTTTGTTAAAACTTGATACGCCGTTTCTTCAGAAGGAAGTAAAGAAAAAGAGGCAGTGGGCATAATGATTGTGTCATAACAGTTGCCTAAAGCCATAGTGGCAAGGTCTGCTTGAATTAAATTTGCGGTCAAGTGACGTTGATGACAGGCTTGAGAACATTTTTCTAACATATCAGCTGATAGATCGACGCCATCTACTTGAAAGCCTTCTTCCAATAAAGGAATTAGCATCCGACCAGTCCCTACACCCGCCTCTAATATGGGACCATGACGGCCTTCTAAGCGTTCTAAGTAATAAGTAATATCTCCATTTAGCTCACTGCCAATAGGCTTTGTCAGCTCATAAACGGCGGCACAGAGGGGACCATAATTTTTAAACATCAAACCATTCCTTTCAGTCGTAGCTTTTTAAAAGCTATTCTTCTTTTAAAATAACAAATCCTGCCGTAAAAGTCACGGTAAGACTTAGGTGATAAAAACACTGATAAAAGAAGGCGTTTACTTTGCTTTGACACTAAGTCTTATAATTAATTTTTTATATCATTGACTTATCTTAAACATGAGCGTAAAATTATTTGTTCGTAAGACAAAGTGGTCGGAGGTAAGAGAATGACTAAAAAGACAGAGTGGGAATTAGAACAAGCCCATTTAGCAATGGTATATGAAAAGCTAGTGGAGATGGAACGAAAGGTTATAAATGAAGCCGAAGAAGCTGATGAAGATTCTCGTAGTTTTTTAAAGAATTTATCAGAAGATGTCCGCATGAATAATTCTTCAGCAGCTGATAGTTTTGAGTCATTAATTCAAGTGGAACAAAAAAACCAAGAACTTGCGCAATTAAATTATAAACGTGAGTGGTTAGAGAAACAAAAAAATAATATTAAGCAACTAATGGCTGGTCCTTATTTTGCTAAGTTAAGTGTTTTGTATCCTGAAGAAACAGAAACAGATGAGTTTTATATAGGAGTAGCAGGGTTTAGTGACGAAAATCATGAACAGTACGTGTATGATTGGCGTTCACCGATTGCTAATTTATACTATGAAAATAATTTGGGGCAGACTTCTTATGAGGCGCCAATGGGCGAAGTTCCAGTTGATTTGAAAAATCGTCGTCAGTTAAAAGTGACCAAAAATAAATTAATGGATTTCTTTGATACTAGTACGGCAATTGAAGATCCCATGTTACTAGAAGTCTTAAATGAAGAGTCATCAGTAAAATTACAAGATATCACGAGCACCATTCAAAAAGAACAAAATGCGATTATTCGTGATACTAAAAGTGATGTTTTAATTGTTGAAGGGATTGCAGGGAGTGGAAAGACTTCAACGGTTCTACAACGTATCGCCTTTTTACTTTATCGTTATAAAGATAATTTGAGACCAGAACAAGTTTTATTACTATCGCCAAATCCGATGTTTAGTAAATACATCGAAGAAGTGTTACCAAGTTTAGGTGAAAAGAACCCTCGCCAAATGACGTATCGTGATCTGATGAGAACCCGTGGTAAAAATCACCATATTGAGGAATTAGAATCTCAATTAACGAATTATCGGGTCATGGATTCTTTAGAAAATATGTTAGAGATTGAACGTTATGTAGGGGAATTAGATGCTACCGATTTAGACTTTCAGTCGTTAACGCTTGGTTCAGAAGTTGTTATTTCAGCTAAATGGATGCGTCAAACGTTGATGGCTTTGCCGAAGGAAGTTGAATTATACCGTCGTTTAGGTTATTTACAAGAAAAAATGCAGGAAGCACTAATGAGTTATATTAAAACAGAAAGTCGAAAACCCAAATGGCGAAATGAATTAGAAAACCTAAGTAATGAAGAATACAATCAGTTATTTTCTCAAGGTCCAGGTCGTGGTGATAAGAGTAAGGGCCGAGAAAAAAATGAAGATGAGCAGATTGATCAAATTATTTATAAATTAGTTCATCGTCGTTATAGCGTGATCCGTAAAGCTATCAAGAGCTATCGTTGGTTAGATTTAGATAGTCATTATTTATTAGCTGTCGGGATGCCTTTAGAACAACCGATGTCTTTAGATCAAGCGACTGAATTTGCTTATTTAAATTATTTAATGGTGGATCGTGGGAACCATACACAAACCAAATTTGTTGTTTTGGATGAGGTACAAGATTACAGTGAGGCGCAACTTTATTTCTTAGCTAAAGTTTACGGTAAAGCTAATTTTACGTTAGTTGGAGACGGTTATCAGTCTATCTTTGCTCAAGGAACAACGTTTTCACGTGTTGAGGCG is a window of Vagococcus intermedius DNA encoding:
- a CDS encoding HelD family protein gives rise to the protein MTKKTEWELEQAHLAMVYEKLVEMERKVINEAEEADEDSRSFLKNLSEDVRMNNSSAADSFESLIQVEQKNQELAQLNYKREWLEKQKNNIKQLMAGPYFAKLSVLYPEETETDEFYIGVAGFSDENHEQYVYDWRSPIANLYYENNLGQTSYEAPMGEVPVDLKNRRQLKVTKNKLMDFFDTSTAIEDPMLLEVLNEESSVKLQDITSTIQKEQNAIIRDTKSDVLIVEGIAGSGKTSTVLQRIAFLLYRYKDNLRPEQVLLLSPNPMFSKYIEEVLPSLGEKNPRQMTYRDLMRTRGKNHHIEELESQLTNYRVMDSLENMLEIERYVGELDATDLDFQSLTLGSEVVISAKWMRQTLMALPKEVELYRRLGYLQEKMQEALMSYIKTESRKPKWRNELENLSNEEYNQLFSQGPGRGDKSKGREKNEDEQIDQIIYKLVHRRYSVIRKAIKSYRWLDLDSHYLLAVGMPLEQPMSLDQATEFAYLNYLMVDRGNHTQTKFVVLDEVQDYSEAQLYFLAKVYGKANFTLVGDGYQSIFAQGTTFSRVEALFAGDKRRVTSVKLLKSYRSSGPISHFMKHLLGGDESGVEVIDRPGKEPEIKEILDLDSYLNYLKVRLASCQVDQRQVILTKDSNEARKLYQQLNQPTGVTLIADSTKLDLSGQQFIMPIHLAKGLEFDVVVVHDASAKRFASQHELNLLYTASSRAMHELYLPYIKKPSHFIV
- a CDS encoding class I SAM-dependent methyltransferase; this translates as MFKNYGPLCAAVYELTKPIGSELNGDITYYLERLEGRHGPILEAGVGTGRMLIPLLEEGFQVDGVDLSADMLEKCSQACHQRHLTANLIQADLATMALGNCYDTIIMPTASFSLLPSEETAYQVLTNFFDHLVPKGRLIIDLDLPFYPEIGEVSTTTYSIDKKTGITLEQKTLAIDWFHQHIVTYLKYEKWTEGSLIATELQDMTMRWYGLSEFKLMLEKVGFESITLSADYDYLAPP